From Scophthalmus maximus strain ysfricsl-2021 chromosome 14, ASM2237912v1, whole genome shotgun sequence, one genomic window encodes:
- the LOC118283204 gene encoding zinc finger protein 239, producing the protein MLDKSSDKGQKKTEHCSDCGCSFTPLKPDPDSTSTSAPPGEEASRCPSCQVGASLSNGRRPHRHTRLDPHSCGLCSKTFISSAHLTLHLTSHSKERKFQCSTCGKYFHQASHLMAHKIIHSGDRPFKCPECGKTFGRASHLKTHRRLHTGEKPFKCTYCAKSFTQKAGLMAHVRVHTGERPYNCEQCGKGFRSVGLLLAHKAQESSGEAQPVSAAELTQPQNTPCATEDLKCGVCCRTFVRSSYIRLHIRLKKGQRPYHCKVCNKTFVKLDTFVAHCERHLRQKKDKSKAVKGKVVKPPQFVPVSRPPPPPESLPTQPLSSEVNTRSRSKAKIKTEP; encoded by the coding sequence ATGTTGGATAAGTCCAGTGATAAAGGCCAGAAGAAGACTGAGCACTGCTCAGACTGTGGATGCAGCTTCACCCCACTGAAGCCTGACCCCGATTCGACCAGCACGTCGGCCCCTCCCGGCGAGGAAGCGTCCAGGTGTCCGTCTTGCCAGGTGGGCGCCAGCCTCTCCAATGGCCGGCGGCCGCACCGGCACACGCGCCTGGACCCTCACAGCTGCGGGCTGTGCAGCAAAACCTTCATCTCCTCCGCCCACCTGACCCTTCACCTCACCTCCCACAGCAAAGAGAGGAAGTTCCAATGCAGCACCTGTGGCAAGTACTTCCACCAGGCCTCCCACCTGATGGCGCACAAGATAATCCACAGCGGGGACCGGCCTTTTAAATGTCCCGAGTGTGGCAAGACCTTCGGACGTGCCTCACATCTGAAGACTCACCGCCGGCTCCACACGGGTGAGAAGCCCTTCAAGTGCACCTACTGTGCCAAGTCGTTCACTCAGAAGGCCGGACTCATGGCACACGTCCGTGTCCACACGGGGGAGCGGCCGTACAATTGTGAACAGTGTGGCAAGGGTTTTCGGTCTGTGGGTCTCCTGCTCGCTCACAAGGCTCAAGAGTCCTCTGGGGAGGCCCAACCCGTGTCTGCTGCAGAACTGACCCAACCCCAGAACACACCATGTGCCACAGAGGATCTAAAGTGCGGCGTCTGCTGCCGCACCTTTGTTCGGTCATCATACATCAGGCTGCACATCCGCCTCAAGAAGGGACAGCGGCCTTACCACTGCAAAGTGTGCAACAAGACCTTTGTCAAGCTGGACACCTTTGTGGCCCACTGTGAGAGACACTTGAGGCAGAAAAAGGATAAAAGCAAGGCGGTGAAAGGCAAAGTGGTAAAACCTCCCCAGTTTGTTCCGGTCTCCaggccgcctcctcctcctgaatcCTTACCCACTCAGCCTTTATCCTCAGAGGTCAACACACGCTCCAGATCTAAAGCGAAGATAAAAACAGAGCCATGA
- the ercc1 gene encoding DNA excision repair protein ERCC-1, which yields MNKRFNINLDDSAFTKERTPPKPQFLSSSKGQVTSTSSSSSSSSVSPAKPAPGSVDQPWSYAEYVVAAQREAPLELPRSDGAGVTGLKPTESGSASSATGRCETVQDSAEGTDGGPEGVRRSEGTRVVGADQREGACPRSDAGLGLGPKPVGSGSSIVVSPRQRGNPILKFVRSVPWEFAEVVPDYVLGHTTCALFLSLRYHNLNPNYIHDRLKQLGQTFTLRVLLVQVDVKDPHHALKELARICIMADCTLILAWSPEEAGRYLETYKSYEKKPADLLKEQVEKDYLSKVTDCLTTVKSVNKTDAITLLSTFSSIEGIISASKEDLVLCPGLGPQKARRLHDVLHKPFLKSKTKDS from the exons ATGAACAAAAGGTTTAACATCAACCTGGACGATTCTGCTTTCACGAAAGAGAGGACACCG CCCAAGCCGCAGTTTCTGTCTTCTTCCAAAGGACAAGTCAcctcgacctcctcctcctcctcctcctcctctgtatcCCCAGCCAAGCCTGCTCCCGGGTCCGTGGACCAGCCCTGGTCCTATGCAGAATATGTCGTGGCCGCTCAGAGAGAGGCCCCCCTCGAACTGCCCCGGAGCGACGGTGCGGGGGTTACCGGTCTGAAACCGACCGAGTCCGGCTCGGCATCATCCGCCACCGGGAGATGTGAGACCGTTCAGGACAGCGCTGAGGGCACCGACGGTGGACCGGAAGGGGTTCGGAGGAGCGAGGGGACCCGGGTGGTCGGCGCagaccagagagagggagcctgTCCGAGGTCAGACGCAGGCCTCGGCCTGGGCCCTAAACCGGTGGGGTCTGGGAGCAGCATCGTTGTCAGTCCCCGACAG AGAGGGAATCCCATTCTGAAGTTCGTGAGGAGTGTCCCGTGGGAGTTCGCAGAGGTTGTACCAGACTACGTGTTGGGACATACGACATGTGCTCTCTTCCTCAG TCTGAGGTATCACAACCTCAACCCAAACTATATACACGACCGTTTGAAGCAGCTCGGGCAGACATTCACCCTACGTGTTTTACTGGTGCAAGTAGACGTG AAGGATCCTCATCACGCATTGAAGGAGCTGGCTCGCATCTGCATCATGGCTGACTGCACTCTCATCTTGGCTTGGAG TCCAGAGGAGGCAGGGCGTTACCTAGAAACCTATAAGTCATACGAAAAGAAACCAGCAGATTTACTAAAGGAGCAGGTTGAAAAAGACTATCTGTCAAAG GTTACAGACTGCCTGACCACTGTTAAGTCTGTAAACAAGACCGATGCCATCACCTTACTGTCCACTTTTTCG tctataGAAGGAATCATCAGTGCATCTAAGGAAGACCTGGTTCTCTGTCCAGGCCTTGGGCCACAAAAA GCGAGACGACTCCACGATGTGCTGCACAAGCCCTTCCTCAAGTCAAAGACAAAAGACAGCTGA
- the sona gene encoding serine/arginine repetitive matrix protein 2: protein MECAVDIPSGEDEVPEKDDMNAKEGNEPYHKKNKKHRKHKSKKKKRKRKGEKESSSESGAESDVEPQPPAKPVRNTRASARLAAATGAGDTAGLKEDSKRSVFTDRVEMEGDAKSKKHKRHASKKKKKKKKKDEKQEKISPSHSQSESSSASGSESEGEGGKGAGDGKYSPAASSDLQEPVSKLGSKSKRGEEKGAPMLMQKPELLGVKTEEITNMDVSPTGGKGSNNNGSEDQDEKIQSLTDGSHGDGALSHAQELPDIIPKQEGAAPQDDPSPKDQASSAQAKVKEHDTSRSRSPSPSKGLDIKRSGSSHSHSPTPSPIRQQSGGQSRPHFSSNSKEKRSTTPLKSQQVSHSQSPKSRRKSLSPLPKSPKRASCQYRSTSRSLTPKKKVLNSPRKSKSPKRRRNSVSISPKRRKSSLSPKRRVSRSPKRGGRRSPSISRSPRRSRRSESRSRGGTRSSRTRSPRRGGAVGRRSRSCSRSRRPLRRSRSRTPARRAGGRRSRSRSLSRRRKSPPPRSRRSRSRSIRKSRRTRSRSVVVLKRSGRRSRSKSPRKRTKSRTPPSRRWSKSKSPVRRHSRSLAKRSRSPRSRKRSKSRSLSRRHRSKSHSPLPGKMRSKSPKKTVRISKSKSISPGLNRSRSRSESSDGRSDSSSPAKSTNSSPVKVNIPISPKAEETEEESGGPPATAGGWKPVPSAAVPSPQAESPSEKLQEQLSPNHDPSNEQDVSRSGSQEPNADGSDCSEGSDEEEDSSSPVKMTTQRQRSFSVSISPEVQKKQLSKSPSPINRRKHSRSTSSPRRSTSKSISRRKQSRSKSSLRRRESVSPSQKKKRRSKSPARRRRSRSRSAARHKRPGSKSRNRIRRSKSRSPARKRRSRTRSPNARGRRRSKSTDRSKRSNSRSTGRKKRSRSGDRSRRSRSRSTDRRRRSRSRGRGRRPVFRSRSFDRRDRWKREPSHSPVLILRKQRRSGSRTRRSTSKTPPRLTELEKDQLLEIAKANAAAMCAKAGVPIPESLRPKAILQLPLPTPSPTPLSLPLPLPLPMGMGMPNMPNMPNMGPLGMSNIPGMPSMSNITMSAAMASMTAATMTAALTNMGALAAMPPLAPLPTITNKPPPCLAPPTPTLNLDHIEEAKRKVTQQANIHTIKELTEKCKMIANSKEEMAIAKPHVSDDES, encoded by the exons ATGGAATGTGCAGTGGACATCCCATCAG GTGAGGATGAGGTGCCTGAGAAAGATGACATGAATGCCAAGGAAGGGAATGAGCCATAccataagaaaaacaagaagcacagaaaacacaagagcaagaagaagaagagaaagagaaagggggaaaaggagagcAGTTCAGAATCTGGTGCTGAGTCTGATGTAGAACCACAACCTCCAGCAAAACCTGTCCGGAACACCAGAGCCAG TGCTAGACTTGCAGCTGCTACAGGAGCTGGAGACACTGCTGGCCTGAAAGAGGATAGTAAACGGAGTGTATTTACAG ATCGTGTGGAAATGGAGGGAGATGCAAAatctaaaaaacacaaaaggcatgcttccaagaagaagaagaagaagaagaagaaagatgaaaagcagGAAAAGATATCCCCATCTCACTCccagtctgaaagcagctcagcTTCAGGTTCTGAGTCTGAAGGTGAAGGAGGCAAAGGAGCAGGTGATGGAAAATACTCTCCAGCTGCATCATCTGACCTGCAAGAACCAGTATCCAAACTGGGTTCAAAAAGCAaacgaggggaggagaagggggctCCTATGCTCATGCAGAAACCTGAATTACTTGGAGTGAAGACAGAGGAGATTACAAATATGGATGTGTCCCCAACTGGAGGGAAGGGCAGTAACAACAATGGGTCAGAAGACCAGGATGAGAAAATACAGTCATTGACAGATGGTAGTCATGGGGATGGTGCATTAAGCCATGCCCAGGAACTGCCTGACATCATCCCAAAACAGGAAGGTGCTGCCCCACAAGATGACCCAAGCCCAAAAGATCAGGCCAGCTCAGCTCAAGCAAAAGTCAAGGAACACGATACATCTAGGTCCAGGTCTCCTTCCCCTTCCAAGGGCTTAGACATAAAGAGGTCTGGGTCAAGTCATAGTCATTCACCAACACCTAGTCCCATTAGGCAGCAGTCTGGTGGTCAGTCAAGACCCCATTTCAGCTCAAACTCAAAGGAGAAACGGTCTACAACTCCTCTAAAGAGTCAGCAGGTGTCCCACTCTCAGTCCCCTAAATCAAGAAGGAAGTCGCTCTCCCCATTGCCAAAGTCTCCAAAGAGAGCTAGCTGTCAGTACCGGTCCACCTCTCGCTCCCTCACCCCCAAGAAGAAAGTGTTAAATTCTCCAAGGAAGTCCAAGTCTCCTAAGCGACGGAGAAATTCGGTGTCTATTTCCCCAAAGCGACGCAAAAGTTCCCTCTCTCCTAAAAGAAGGGTGTCACGATCTCCTAAACGTGGTGGCCGTCGGTCCCCCTCTATATCTCGATCTCCCAGAAGAAGTCGAAGGTCAGAGTCACGTTCCCGTGGAGGCACAAGGAGCTCCAGGACCCGCTCACCCAGACGTGGTGGAGCAGTTGGCAGGCGTTCACGGTCATGTTCTAGATCCAGACGTCCTCTTCGTCGCTCCAGATCACGGACACCAGCGAGACGTGCAGGAGGTAGGCGCTCAAGGAGTCGTTCCTTGTCTCGACGTAGAAAGTCACCACCCCCCAGATCCCGTCGCTCACGCTCCCGATCAATCCGCAAGAGCCGGCGGACTCGTTCACGTTCCGTTGTGGTTCTTAAGCGCAGCGGCCGGCGCTCCAGATCCAAGAGTCCTCGCAAACGAACCAAATCCAGAACCCCTCCCTCCCGCCGGTGGTCTAAATCCAAGTCACCAGTCAGAAGGCACTCTCGATCCCTTGCCAAGAGAAGCCGTTCTCCAAGGTCTAGGAAACGCTCCAAATCCCGCTCGTTGTCTCGAAGGCACCGGTCAAAGTCACACTCACCACTACCTGGCAAGATGAGGTCCAAATCTCCGAAAAAGACTGTGAGAATCTCAAAATCCAAATCTATCTCTCCAGGCTTGAACAGGTCTAGGTCCAGGTCTGAGTCAAGTGATGGGCGATCTGACAGCTCCTCCCCAGCTAAATCAACAAATTCCTCTCCTGTTAAAGTTAATATTCCTATTTCTCCTAAGGCAGAGGAGACCGAGGAAGAAAGTGGAGGACCTCCAGCCACAGCAG GTGGTTGGAAACCCGTGCCCTCAGCAGCTGTCCCCAGCCCCCAAGCTGAGAGCCCCTCAGAGAAATTGCAGGAGCAGCTTTCTCCCAACCATGACCCCTCCAATGAACAAGATGTGTCCAGGTCTGGTTCCCAGGAGCCCAACGCAGATGGGTCAGATTGTTCAGAAGGctcagatgaagaagaggattCTTCTTCTCCAGTAAAAATGACAACTCAACGCCAGAGAAGCTTCTCAGTTTCAATATCTCCAGAAGTGCAGAAGAAGCAGTTGTCCAAGTCACCGTCGCCGATAAATCGCAGGAAACATTCGCGCTCAACTTCATCGCCCAGACGATCAACTTCCAAATCTATATCTAGAAGGAAGCAATCCAG GTCCAAGTCTTCTTTGAGGAGAAGAgaatctgtctctccatcacaAAAGAAGAAGCGACGGTCTAAATCTCCTGCCCGGCGGCGGCGGTCACGCTCGCGCTCCGCAGCACGGCATAAGCGCCCAGGCTCCAAGTCACGAAACAGAATCCGCCGGTCCAAGTCTCGCAGTCCAGCACGCAAAAGGCGATCCCGAACCCGTTCACCCAACGCTCGAGGGAGGAGAAGGTCCAAGTCCACAGACAGGAGCAAGCGATCCAACAGCCGCTCCACAGGCCGGAAGAAAAGGTCCAGGTCAGGGGACAGAAGCAGGCGATCTAGGTCTCGCTCCACCGATCGTAGACGCAGGTCAAGATCTAGGGGTCGAGGGAGGCGTCCGGTTTTCCGTAGTCGTTCATTTGATAGACGGGACAGGTGGAAGAGGGAACCTAGCCACTCTCCAGTTCTTATCCTTCGCAAACAGCGTCGCTCGGGGTCCCGGACACGGCGCAGCACCAGCAAGACTCCTCCACGCCTCACTGAACTGG AGAAGGACCAGCTGCTGGAGATAGCTAAGGCTAACGCTGCTGCCATGTGTGCTAAGGCGGGGGTTCCCATTCCTGAGAGTCTCAGGCCAAAAGCcatcctccagctccctctACCGACTCCATCTCCTACCCCCCTCTCCTTACCTCTGCCTTTACCACTCCCAATGGGCATGGGGATGCCCAACATGCCAAATATGCCCAACATGGGTCCATTGGGTATGTCCAATATTCCGGGGATGCCCAGCATGTCAAACATCACCATGAGTGCCGCTATGGCAAGTATGACGGCAGCTACCATGACAGCTGCCTTGACCAACATGGGTGCCCTGGCAGCCATGCCCCCCCTTGCCCCACTTCCCACCATTACTAACAAGCCTCCCCCGTGCCTCGCTCCCCCAACACCAACCCTTAACCTGGACCACATTGAGGAAGCAAAGAGGAAGGTCACGCAGCAGGCCAACATACACACCATCAAGGAGCTTACTGAG aAATGTAAGATGATTGCAAATAGCAAGGAGGAGATGGCCATTGCTAAACCCCATGTCTCAGATGATGAAAGCTAG